GAAGTAGCCGTGATTTTTACAGCCGGTATCGGCGTAATATTGCTCCTGGGACATATCAGGCGCAAGGAGGACAAGCAGTGAGACATCAGAGTATTCCCCGCGTAGTGGGCAAGTGGTTCATTCCTCCGATACTGTTATTCGCGCTCTACGTGCAATTTCACGGCGACTTCGGACCCGGAGGAGGATTTCAAGCCGGTGTGATTTTTGCCGCAGCAGTAGTCCTCTACACGCTGATTTTTGGCCTGCAAGCCGCAAAAAGAATTGTAAAACCCCGCATCATTGAAACGCTCGTCTCACTCGGCGTCTTGCTCTATGCGGGCACGGGATTGGTCTCCCTATTTCTCGGTTACAATTTCCTGAATTACACTGCTCTGGATCCGGAACATGCATCGCACGGACAACATCTGGGCATCTTTCTGGTCGAACTCGGCGTGGGTATTACCGTGGCCGCAGTGATGATAGCCATCTTTTTTTCTTTTGCAGGCCGGAGGCGATTGCGATGATCTCCGTTGGATTATTCAACTACTGGGCCTGTATGGTCTTGATGATGATTGGATTGTACACAGCAATTGCGCGTCCCAATCTCATCAAAAAATTGATTGGTCTGAGTATCTTTCAGGTTTCGGTTTTCTTGCTCTATATCACCGTGGGAAAGGTCAGCGGTGGTACTGCGCCAATTTTGGAAGAAGGTATTGAGGTGTATTCCAACCCATTGCCCCATGTACTCATCCTGACGGCAATTGTCGTGGGCATCGCAACGCTCTCCCTGGGTTTGGCACTCGTCGTGCGAATTGGAGAAGCTTATGATACAATTGAGGAAGATGAAATCATAGAACAGGA
This sequence is a window from Gemmatimonadota bacterium. Protein-coding genes within it:
- a CDS encoding Na(+)/H(+) antiporter subunit B, with amino-acid sequence MRHQSIPRVVGKWFIPPILLFALYVQFHGDFGPGGGFQAGVIFAAAVVLYTLIFGLQAAKRIVKPRIIETLVSLGVLLYAGTGLVSLFLGYNFLNYTALDPEHASHGQHLGIFLVELGVGITVAAVMIAIFFSFAGRRRLR
- a CDS encoding cation:proton antiporter subunit C, with amino-acid sequence MAMISVGLFNYWACMVLMMIGLYTAIARPNLIKKLIGLSIFQVSVFLLYITVGKVSGGTAPILEEGIEVYSNPLPHVLILTAIVVGIATLSLGLALVVRIGEAYDTIEEDEIIEQDRVND